In Pseudomonadota bacterium, the sequence GACATGCTCCGGGCTGGAAACATACTCAATAAAATACTGGTTCTTCGCAGGATCTTCCGACGCCAGATCGTTCAGCTGGATAAACGATACAATCTGCAATTTTCCTCTTGCCGGGAAAATCTGGGCTTCCAGCGGCTCCATGGTTTCCGGCAAGGATATATCAACCTTGCATCCCGCGTTTTCCGGGCCATAGTCTAGGCGGTCGTAGTTCCGTTTGTATGCGCCGGTTATCCAGTAACCATGACGCGTTTTCTTTCCATCGATGATTTCCGGCTCGAAGGCAGCTACCGGACCGCAAACGTTCTGGATCCAGACATACTTCGCAAGAAAATTCTCAAGTTTCTCAATAGGGGTTTCAGGGCCGCATCCTGCAGCTGTCAGGAAAGCCGCAATGGCTCCCATAATCCTGGATTTTGCCGTTTTCATTTTTCGGAGGTTATGGATCGTGCCCGGTTCCGGATATAGCGCTTTCGTCATTTTTTCCGGAAAACAGGGGTTATGCCTTCCGGAAGATTCCGGAATTACAGCAAACCAAGTGTACCCCCGGATGGATAGGTAATACTTTCCCCACGGACAACGGCAAATTCTGTCAGCCTGTGGGGAGAAGATTTATGTGCGGACATAATATGCTCCACCGGAATCCGGCGGACAGAAAGGGCATCCGCAACCAGGGAACGATGGCATCGCCAGGGAACAGCTTCAGCGCACATAATCACTGTACGCTTCACCTTTGCCAGTTCAATCAGCTCAGGCAGGGCCGAATGAAATCCGGCTGTCTGCATGTAATCGGCATATCCCCGGAAAGACAAATTCCGCCAGCCCTCGTTGGGTGAGTCCTTCCGGGGATGCCTGAGTCCGCCCAAGGCCTTCATCCATACGTATTTTATGTTCTGGTCCTGCAGACTCCGGCGCAGAGCCTCTTCATTGAACTGCGGATTGTGCCGGGAGCGCGGAATCGTCCGGATATCTGCCAGAGCCTCTATGCTGAAGCTGCGCAGGATTTCCAGGAACTGCCCGATGGAATACGTGGAATGACCAATGGTATAGATCATGCCTTCCCGGAGCCGGAACCCCTGTTCATGCGGGTTTTCCTTCAGCAGGCCTGTCAATTTTACTCGCCATATAACTGTACACCGTCGGAATCACATACAGCGTGAACAGGGTACCCACGGTGATGCCGCCCACGATGACGGCACCGATGGACTGGCGGCTTTCGGCCCCCGCCCCTGTTGCCAGCATCAGCGGGATTGCGCCCAAGGACATGGCGCCCGTGGTCATCAGGATGGGGCGCAGGCGCATCACGGCGGCTTCGGCCACCGCTTCGGCGCGGCTCTTGCCCTGTTCCTGCAGGTGGTTGCTGAACTCCACAATGAGGATCCCGTGCTTGGTGATCAGGCCGATGAGGGTAACCAGCCCGATCTGGCTGTACACGTTCAGGGTGCCGCCCGTCAGGTACAGGGCCAGCAGTGCGCCGGCCATGGACAGGGGCACGGTGAACATGATGATCAGCGGATCGCGGAAGCTTTCAAACTGCGCCGCCAGCACCAGATAGATGAACGCCAGCGCCAGCAGGAAAGTCATGTACAGACTGGCGCTGGACTGCCTGAACTCGCGCGAAATGCCGTTGTAATCCAGCTGGGCATTGGCCGGGATCACTTCCCGCGCTGCCGCTTCCAGCGTATCCAGCGCCTCGCCCAGCGCGTAGCCTTCGGCCACATTGCCAGTGATCGTCACCGCGCGCAGCTTGTTGAAGTGGTTCAGTTCGCGCGGAGCAACCGACTCCCGCACCTGCACCAGGTTGGACAGGGGGATCATCTCGCCGCTGCGCCCACGCACATAGATATTCGTGATGTCGTCCGGGTTGCGGCGGTCCACATCGGCCACCTGCAGCATCACGTCGTACTGCTTGCTTTCGCGCTTGAAGCGCGTCACCTGCCGCCCGCCCAGCATGGTCTCCATGGTGCGGCCCAGGGTCGCCGCATCGACGCCCAGATCCGCCGCCTTGTCGCGGTTCACATCCACCTTCAGCTGCGGTTTGTTCAGCTTCAGGTCCGTCTCCAGCGCCATCAGGCCCGGATAACCGGACACGCGGTCGATGATCTGCTGCGCCCAGCCGTCGATCTCCGCATAGCTGGCGCCCGACATGATCACCAGTTGCACCGGCTTTGACCCCGACCGCTGACCCAGCGACGGCGGGTTGCTGGGAAACGCCAGCACACCTGGAATGGCGCGCATCTTTGGCATCAGTTCGGCCGTCATGGCCTGCTGCTTGCGATCGCGCTCGTCCCAGTCGATCATGCGGGTAAAGACGCGCGCGCCGTTCACCTGCGGCGTGCCCACCACCGCGAAAATGCGGTTCACTTCGGGGATTTCGTCCGCCAGCGCCTCGACCTGTTTCACATAGCGGTCGGTGTAGTCCAGCGAGGCGCCCTCAGGCCCCGAGATGATGGACACGATGGTGCCCCGGTCTTCTGTGGGGGCCAGTTCCGACTGGATCTGCGTGAACAGAAGGCCGCCCACGCCGGCCACGCCCAGCATGATCAAAATCACCATGGGCCGCGCGCGCAACGACCAGGCCAGAGTGCGCCGATACCCACGGGTGACGCTGTCCAGAACGCGTTCGCTGAACCGGTAGAATGCGTTGTGCTTCTCATCTTTTTTCAGCAGGCGCGAGCACATCATGGGCGTGAGGGTCAGCGCGATGATACCCGACACAATCACCGCACCGGCGAGGCTCAGCGCAAACTCGGTAAACAGGCGGCCCGTGCGGCCCTCCATGAACCCGATGGGCGCGTACACCGCCGCCAGCGTGATCGTCATGGCGATGACGGCAAAGCTGATTTCCTTCGCACCCAGCAGACCGGCCTCGAGCGGTTTTTTGCCGTCCTCGATATGGCGGAAGATGTTTTCCAGCATG encodes:
- a CDS encoding DUF488 domain-containing protein, with translation MIYTIGHSTYSIGQFLEILRSFSIEALADIRTIPRSRHNPQFNEEALRRSLQDQNIKYVWMKALGGLRHPRKDSPNEGWRNLSFRGYADYMQTAGFHSALPELIELAKVKRTVIMCAEAVPWRCHRSLVADALSVRRIPVEHIMSAHKSSPHRLTEFAVVRGESITYPSGGTLGLL
- a CDS encoding efflux RND transporter permease subunit, with the protein product MNITSFCIRRPVFAIVVNLLIVLLGVIAWERLSVREYPQIEEPVVTVTTRYPGASAEIIESQITQPLEESLSGIEKIEYITSISREEQSQITVTFSVDRDVDIAANDVRDRVGRARGRLPDEIDEPVVAKVEADAQPIIYLAFSSDRHSSLEVTDYADRFVKDRLQVLPGVAEVTMSGERRWAMRLWLDRARLVAYNMTPQDVENALRLQNIEIPAGRIESAGREFTVLSETDLKTVQQFEDMILRQEGGYLIRLKDVARVELGAQDERRLARFNGKSAVALGVVKQSVANPLEVSKEIQKILPQIERDLPEGMTVDVAYDSSVFIDKSIKAVYHTIGEAVVLVALVVFFFLRTGRATIIPLIAIPVSLIGTFALMLALGFSINTLTLLAMVLAIGLVVDDAIVMLENIFRHIEDGKKPLEAGLLGAKEISFAVIAMTITLAAVYAPIGFMEGRTGRLFTEFALSLAGAVIVSGIIALTLTPMMCSRLLKKDEKHNAFYRFSERVLDSVTRGYRRTLAWSLRARPMVILIMLGVAGVGGLLFTQIQSELAPTEDRGTIVSIISGPEGASLDYTDRYVKQVEALADEIPEVNRIFAVVGTPQVNGARVFTRMIDWDERDRKQQAMTAELMPKMRAIPGVLAFPSNPPSLGQRSGSKPVQLVIMSGASYAEIDGWAQQIIDRVSGYPGLMALETDLKLNKPQLKVDVNRDKAADLGVDAATLGRTMETMLGGRQVTRFKRESKQYDVMLQVADVDRRNPDDITNIYVRGRSGEMIPLSNLVQVRESVAPRELNHFNKLRAVTITGNVAEGYALGEALDTLEAAAREVIPANAQLDYNGISREFRQSSASLYMTFLLALAFIYLVLAAQFESFRDPLIIMFTVPLSMAGALLALYLTGGTLNVYSQIGLVTLIGLITKHGILIVEFSNHLQEQGKSRAEAVAEAAVMRLRPILMTTGAMSLGAIPLMLATGAGAESRQSIGAVIVGGITVGTLFTLYVIPTVYSYMASKIDRPAEGKPA